Sequence from the Erythrolamprus reginae isolate rEryReg1 chromosome 2, rEryReg1.hap1, whole genome shotgun sequence genome:
gcacgtatcttcatttctgccggtggaactgtgttccaccccattctgcctgctgcccacccctggcataATTATTACTATGTGCCAACAATTAAGATCATTCTGTCTAGTTAGCCATTGGCTTTCAGCAGTGGCCGGACAGAATCAGGAGCACATGTACAATTGGGACTCACCTTGCTATGGGAGTCTATTCTGGCATTTATTAGCCCCTCTAGGATCAGCTGAGTGAGCTCGTCCTCCAGAGCGGCCACAGTAGTGTTGAAAGCAGTGGCCATCTTGCGCATGTCTGCTGACACATAGGGGCTGAAATACTGGGAATAAAGAGAAAagtcaagagagagaaagagataaagaaatattCTGAGAGTGATTCTGCACTGCATTCAGTGAAAAAAGGAAAGTCACAATTACAGCCATGGGTAAAGGCAGCTACCTGGATAAGGGCCCGATTTCGTATCTGGGTGTAAAGTGTTCTCACATGAGGCGCCAAGTACATATCCAATAGTAGGTTATCCTGTCCAGAACAGCAAGAAGAATGGACATAAAGCTTTCCAAAGCTTTGCTCTATAAAACAGTCGTTTCTAGAGTTTACAATATGTTgttaataaatagaaaataaacacTGAATCTATGTAATAAGATTTACCAATGCACTGCCACATTTTCTTTGGAGTtaccataacaatcattcatttctttGTACTAATTTGCTATTAACCTGGGAGAACTGGAAGTaactgtaatagcaatagaggaAAAGAATATCCAAAACTATTAACTGTCTCCATCCCCCCAGCCCCCAAACAAGCCAGTCTCAACACCCCATGTacaatcacacacattcatccaatccaatcatatctcatatcggccagagacagtctcatcactcacagaCCACATGTCTGCCGGCAGATGTAGGTTTTCAAAGCTTTGCGAAAGAAATAACAATATTCAAAACATGCCAAAATAATTTTTGAAAGAAACAGTGAGAAGTCAAAAAACAAATCTTATGCATATATCTGAACTAACTCTCAAGATAGTAAAATTTTAGCCTAATGGCTTTACATGAACATTTTTTCCCTCTAGCAACATTTGTTTGCTTTCCTGCCTGGTTTTCTAAAAGATATTTATTAAGAATCTGTGTATTTATAACATTACATAGCTATAATATTTCCCCCCAGACTAAGCTTAATACCTAATAGTCTGAACATTTTACCTGAACACACTGAAATAGAGTATAGTTGATTAAGGTTAATGTGAAGAAGGGCAGAAATTCTTGCACCCACATCCCCCCAGGCTATGACCTGGTATTAGCTCAGAAGTCTGTTGCTTACCTTTCCTAAGCCAGGCTTTCTTATACTTCTGAGACAGGAGTAGCTTTACCCAGAGTTCAAACGATGTTGCAACTGCTTTGCAAAACATACTAAGGAACACTAAAGCTCTAGGACATACCTTCATTTCATCCAGCATCTTGAGACATGAAGCATATTTGGATTCATAGAACTTGAAGATGATGTCGCGCACCTGTGGTTCTAGCTCTAAGAACAGTTTGAAGGAGCTGTAGATACAAAGGGAGTCACACAACCCGAAGTCGAGTCATCTTTTATGTCTCTTTCAAAGAGGGCCAACTCTATTCAATGGAAACATCGTTCTGATGGTGTTATCATTTTCTACAAGACTGTGAGTGACCATTGTCTCAAGAGCCAGAGAGCATGGCAGTGAAAAGGCACGACTGTCTAAAACCTGGACCTGGGTGGGAGTAAGTATAATTCTTCATCCTGCCTTTCTTAAAatttcaggtagtccttgacatacaacaaTAGTTGATCAGTAGTAAGTTGAGCCCTATCGGTACCAAGGAAAAGTAATCAGAGGAACTTAAAACTGAACATGGTTGATACAAGATGAGAGAGGCCACTTAATCTCTTTCATTCCTGACATTTGTCTGCTCCCATCAATAAATCCACTAATTGTCCATTATAATTTAGATTATTTCATTATCAAAGGTCTGCAGATTATTTACCTGCTGGAGATGACATTACGTTGCAATTCTTGTCGGTCAAAAGTTGCTAGCGCACACATGCCACCATATACAGCTACATTACTAGGAGAGAGCAgctggaaaaaagagagaagggacaGCCTCTAACGAATAGAGATAAAGAACCCAAGATTGCCTGAATCCTTTCCTCAGATTTCCAAAGAAAGGaagaggttccccccccccaaaaaaaacacgaGGGGGGCAAATAGCTGATCTCTCTAATTGTAGCTTGGAAAAGGTCACAGATGGTCTCGTATGCGCCATTTCTTCCACATTAAACCCCAGTCTTGCCAACTCCCACTTCTTCCATATCCTCACCTCAGGGAAGTCACAGTGATCAAACGAGGCCAAGAGGAAGCACTTTGCTGCCTGCTTGTACTTCCGGGCAGCTAGTTCAGCCAAGCCTAAGAATGAGATTTAGTTACTCTTTTGTGCGGATAAATCAGAAGAATGAGAAGGCTAGGAGTCATGGAGAAACTTAAGGGAGAACCTCTAAAATTAATAGTATTTTCTAGGAGTAGAGACTGACTTGGGGGGCTTTGTGCAGTTACAATATTGGAATGGATATTGGAAAAGCAAATTGGAACATTTTGCTAGTCTATTGCACTGCGTGGACACAACCATTCCCATGAGCACTAAGGACAGTATCAGTTAAGGAAGCGAACTATTTTCTCACCTGCGGCACATTTCAATTTGGTAAGGATGGCTTGTGTCTGGCTGTCCCgttctcctctttgctagacagggaggaaggagaaaaatcaGTCAACGACCAATAATATTTCAACTAATTCGTTCCATTAAGCTTGACTGAAGAAATGGttcttttctctatctcttttcccTTGGCATGGATCAAGAGCCCGTCTGAAAGGCAGATGGATTCATTCAAAGCTTTAAACAGGGATCATGTGCACAACACATTAATAACATGTAACCCAGTGCAGGAAATTGAATCTCTGCTTCTTTTCATAAGGGAATCGGAACCTCATGTCTGCTTCCAAGTTCATTATTAATTAAATAGTTCTTAACAATCCTTCCACAAATGGCTGTCCCATTTGTACATGGCATCACAAAGGTACTTATAGAGGACTATATTTTATCAGGAGATCAAAACAGGACAACTAAAGGCAAAGAAGGAATTAGCACGATTTAGCATATGACTTGTTCCAAATTCCCACTTGCTTGGGAAAGTGAATTGAATCTGTCATTGGAATGTCTTTCCACAGACAAGATGGAGAAAAGCTTTATTACCTCTGCAATCTCTGGCGTGGATTCTGCTTTGCTCACGTAGCTCAGGACATGGGACCAGTTTTGAAGATAAACACTGACCTGCAAAGAAACAAGTCCAGAGGTAGCTGAGTAACACCTCACCTGACATGTTCTATTCTGTGCCTCTATCAAAGAGGTAATTGTGAAAAGAGACCTTTTTGTGAGTTGCAGTTGCCTACTATTACTGATTCATTGAGACCTCATGAAAAATACTGATGTGAAAACTGGCAATTTGAATGCAAAGATAGAACAGGAAAGAAAGTTCATAAGTTAATTATGAGTTGCGGGGGGGGGAGTCTATTTTGAACAGAGATTAAATTCTACAATACTAGTCTCCCTCTCTCCAAACAAAGAACTGCTGAAATAAATTGCTGCTTACCTTGATAACATTGAGGCACATGTTAATAACATGTTTTGCACTGGTGCAGTAATCACGGGCTCGTGAATAACATTTAAGGGCATTGCTGAGGTCTCCACAGTCAAGGTAGTGATCTCCCAAGTCATCATGGCCTCTCCTAAAAAGCAGGTGCATGTCAgctataaacaaataagcatcagaaATAATCCTAAACATCATTTGCCCTTGTCCAAAAGGTCTAACTACTGGGTAACGCACCGTGGAGAacgttctttatttatttctggcAGATACTTAGCATCAACACTTCCATTGAAAACTAAAAATGAGGATCAAGTATAATTCTTTATTATGCTTTTTAGTATTCTACCACAAAGTCCATCGTGCTTCATTGCTAAACAGATCCATTGCCTCTTCTGAACCTTGGAAAACTGTTCATAAGCTACTATGTATATTGCCCACCGCTGCTGAGGAATACAACTGCTATGCACATTATCAAAGTCAACAAATGTATACTACATGGCAAAGAGTGCAAGATATATGCATTGCAAAATCTGAGAGTGGGAATAAGCCAGTAGCAGCATTAGGAAAAATGTGGGTCACAGAAACGAAAAGTTATACTGGGGGATAAGTTGTCTCTCACAGATTGCATGTTTAgaacaaaaatagtatatttcacACTACCTTCTGAAGGGTTCACAGAGGAGAGACATTATAGTGAGCAAACTATTTAATTCTTGGGAATGAGTGAAAAATAGTTCAATCATTCAATTTCCTTTCTCAAGACACATTTGAGAAATGATCTGTGGCTACAGCTGATGGAAAACCCTTTTCCTGTGAAAAGGAAATATTTAGCATTTCTTATACAAGAATTCTTCGTGATTTTATTTCAAGGCAACATGTATCAGAAAACTGTAAATAAAAAGTCCAAGAAAATGCCATTTGAAGTATTCACTGCagatgacattttaaaatattattctgaGATTAGTTTTACAAATGAGTTAACTACCAACTCCGATTTTTTTGTTTCCATTCGTTAATGTCCTTAGTGTCACCTGATGCTTTCCTTGATTGAATTTCCTTTATAATTCTTAAGATCTGTGTCTAACTTTTCCAGTTTGAGAAGAGCTTTTTTGCGTGTAGCCTCGACCCATGCTGTGTCTAGAGGAGGGGGCTCTATCCCACCATCTGGGACAGCGTCAGGTGTGTTCTGCAGCTCTCTGAAAAGAAAACAGTATATTGTATACCCAAAGTGTACAGGGATACAGAATTATCTGTTACCTACTGATATAGCAACCTACCCACTGCCACAATCAACAAGAATTGAGAAGGATCATAGTAATGCATTTGGCTCAagacaataataatattttgatgAGTGAAActctaaattcagaaaatgcaTTATATTCATATATAGAATTCCTATAATGCCTTGCCACAGGCAGTGCTGAATGGATTGATGGAAACCAAAACTGatgacctagagcagtgatggtgaacctatggcacgggtgccacagtgccacgcagagccatatctgctggaacgcgAGCCGTTACCCTACCACaggtccaatgtgcatgtgtgtgccagccagctaatttctggctcacacagaggctctgggagggcatttttggcttccagagagccttcggaaGGATGGGGGAGGACTTTTTTACCTTCCTTCGGCTCCCTAGAAAACTTTGGAGCCTatgaagggtgaaacatgaacctactgggcccacccgaagttgggaaacaggctatttctggccttcagaggggatgggggaaggtgtttttgtcctctccatgcattgaattatgggtgtgggcacttatgcatgtgcgatagcgcacatgtatgctctttcggcacccgaaggaaaaaagattcatcatcactgatctataggaAAACTACTACAGATAGAAAACAAGACAGGTGCCCATTGTTTCACAGTTTGAGCAAGGAATAGCAACATATCTGTGACTTAATCAAAGAAGGTAAACACAGAGCCAAGACAATCAAAAGCTGACTTTAGCAGCCTAATTATGCTCCGTCTCCCTGCTAGGTAAGTTTTTATTTAAACAGCAAACATTCTCAGCTACACTTGATTCAAATGCTTAGTTTATCAAAATACCAGAATGCTAATGAAAGGCTCCCTTTCTATTGAGTGCACGAATGTTCTTAAGATGTAAAGAAGAAGTTTAAACTGAAACTATATGCAAGAGCTGTGTAAAAAAGATAACCTTCTGGATACAGTCATCTGGCTAATTATATTTTGTTGCACGtttgtataaaatgtataaagcaccagaataatctttttaaaacttttataaGTTAATAGGCTTGCTCTTATAGATACAATTTTCATAATGCCATTGCAATACCTAATTCATGTCATTCAtatttgtgtgaatgttttattatatttaacTGTAATTATGTTTATGCTGGTCAttaacattctctctctctctctctctctctctctttgtttatgTATAGACAcacatagataaatagatggatagacagacagagagacatatACGTATAGATAGGTATATagttatataccgtgtttccccgatagtaagacccccccgattgtaagacatatggggggtttcaggggggtcggctaatataagccataccccgaaagtaagacatatgtcttactttcggggaaacacggtactaaaagcgagggaggcgtccgctactcccgccgccgcctttgctctccccgccgcgcctggggctgcctgcctgcctgctgccgtagccgggctgggcgcggggcatcctcggtgttgggcagcagcgggaggagccgcagcctccggaggcggccagccgggcgcccccaggacgcgcatcgcagaccggccccgccgcggcacaggagggatggaggccgggcccaacgggcagccgcgcctgccgcgcaacgccgcccgcctggaggagaagaggcctcgcccgggccgaagccgcctttgctctccccgccgcgcctggggctgcctgctgcccaacgccgaggatgccccgcgcccagcccggctacggcagcaggcaggcagccccaggcgtggcggggagagcaaaggcggcttcggcccgggcgaggcctcttctcctccgggcgggtggCGTTAGGctgcgttgcgcggcaggcgcggctgcccggaggagaagaggcctcgcccgggccgaagccgcctttgctctccccgccgcgcctggggctgcctgctctccccgccgcgccgggCCGAAgctgcctttggtctccccgccgcacctggggctgcctgctctccccgccgcgccgggccgaagccgcctttggtctccccgccgcgcctggggctgcctgcctgcctgctgccgtagccgggctgggcgcggggcatcctcggcgttgggcagcaggcaggcaggcagccccaggcgcggcggggagaccaaaggcggcttcggcccggcgcggcggggagagcaggcagccccaggcgcggcggggagaccaaaggcagcTTCGGcccggcgcggcggggagagcaggcagccccaggcgcggcggggagaccaaaggcggcttcggcccgccgcggcggggagagcaggcagccccaggtgcggcggggagaccaaaggcggcttcggcccagcggggagagcaggcagccccaggcgcggcggggagaccaaaggcggcttcggcccgggcgaggcctcttctcctccgggcagccgcgcctgccacgcaacgccgcctaacgctgCCCGCCTGAAGGAGAAGAGGCcttgcccgggccgaagccgcctttgctctccccgccgcgcctggggctgcctgcctgcctgctgccgtagccgtgCTGGGCgcagggcatcctcggcgttgggcagcagtgggaggagccgcagcctccggagccggccagccgggcgcccccaggatgcgcatcgcggaccggccccgccgcggcgcaggagggatggaggccgggcccgacggacAGCCGCGCCTCTCGCGCAacaccgcctaacgccgcccgccccgaggagaagaggcctcgcccgggccgaagcccgaagatgagccagccccggtgcccgggacaatataacacatacccccaaagtaagacacagtggggcttttgggggtaaaaagatagtaagacactgccttactatcggggaaacacggtagatgcaAAGTCAGTCAAGTAAAGACACACACacgcatctatctatctatctatctatctatctatctatctatctatctatctatctatctatctatctatctatcttcagtaCTATGCATCCCTGACAAGCGTCTCAAAATCCTTCTTCATTCTTAGTACCTGGTAGCTTCAGTCAATTTCCGGTGAATCTCCTCATAAACGTCCACATTGAATGTTCTTTGGACAAATGAGAGCGCCATCTTCAGGGCTTCCACTCGCAACTGTGGGCAATGGTCAGCAATGAACTGCAATCTCTCAATCCTCATCAGGCCGCTGTAGCTTGTTGCATACTGTTCCAGATCCTGCTCCAGCCGGAATGAAGAGATAATATATGGTAGTGTATACTAGCCCAACTATTATTCTCATTGTATTTTTAGTCCAAGAACTATAGAAGAACCCTAGAGTTCCCAGATGATTGCTAGCTCTAGAGCCTAAagcatagagccggggtggcgcagcaggtagatgctgtactgcaggccactgaagctgactgtagatctggaggtcagcggttcaaatctcatcaccggctcaaggttgactcagccttccatccttccgaggtgggtaaaatgaggacccggattgtgggggcaataaactggctctgttaaaaagtgctattgctaacatgttgtaagctgccctgagtctaagaggaagggcggcataaaaattgaatgattgaatgaatgaatgaatgaatgaatgaatgaatgaatgaatgaatgaatgaatgaataaataaataaataaataaataatacaggaattattcctttttatttttcttaatgacAATTATCCAATGTgtacatttgtttcatttttgttATATTCTGTAATCTGTGGAACAGGTGTCTATGCATCAACGTTTTCTGTAGAATTAATGCATTTGATGATATTACACTATATCATTTTTTAtcttcaaaaaggaaaaaaaggaataacTGGGCTCATTGAGAAAATtagtaaaacaatacaataactgTTTTACTCCCACAACAACTTTGTGAGCTATGGTGAGCCGAGATAGaacgactggcccaaagtcagtcAGCATTTGTGGCTAGGGATGAATAGATTTGAGCTAAGGTTTTTCTATTCTTAACCACATTCCTAACTGTAAAAGCTTTTATGCTTTTAGCCACATTTTTATGCAGTAAAAGCACATATGGTGATGACTCTCTACAAGATTGCAGAACAGAGAAGGAAGAACTAGGAGATACAGTTATCACAGTAATAATCTTGCTCCCTGGACGCAATAGATATGAAGATCATCTAGACAATGTGATTTTATTCCCAGTATGCAGTTAATCCTGACCAATTTCATAGGGCTACTAATAGCTGGATAGCTGTACtttgctacaaaactatgtgatcgagcttgataaattgacagctaaagcttgaaaattaattagttaaattCAGCTTGATGCATAGACACTAAAAGCTTGAAAatgtatgtagaatgtgtaactctttagcatcagagcgtgttaatataaggcaactagTAGTTGGaacagttcttttcaggtgggaaggGGAACtggaatgtctaaactcccagcccgcgGGTGGATGAATCATGCGCTGGTCACGCCCATGCCCATTTAGCGAAGGGGTAGCATCacagcatgttaatataaggcaactgacagttgaaacagagttcttttcagatggggagggggagtagaacatctaactccttagcatcagagctttaatataataatactgtatgagaaatactaatgatctgatggtcatttcaaaaaatcctttcttagagaGCACCTAAAAGCTaagaggaacatacatgccaagtttcaagtttgtaggctttacagttctggagattttgtgatgagtgagtggtatttggcttttatagaaAGAGAGACTGTAAATTTTATTATCAAAATAAACCTAAGTATAAGAATTTGTTTTAAACTTACAACTCAAGCACTGATAGTTATATGAAATATGACAAGAGGCTAACACCATCCAGTCTCAAAAAGCTAAGCTGGCTGATACTTATAAGACTGGAAGCTGAAAAAGCATCCTTGGAGAAGGCGATGGCAACCTATTTCCGTACTGGTGCCACTAAAGCAAGACCGGTATCTTCATAAGGTCTACAATAATTGAGCTTCACTCAAAAGAcactttatcaacagaagaagaGGAAAACTATGGACCGTTTTTGTTACACAATGTGAAAGATTTTCTAGCAGTTGTGATTCAGCTCCCTCTCGCCTGCCATTTTAACCGATATTATGTATAAATCATTTTTCCTCAATATATAAGCAAAGGTAAAACAATAAACAGGTACCAGTTGCTTAAAGCAAGGACTGATGGAGAACCTAGGTTTAGGAAGACAATTCTAAGAAGCCTGTGCTGTCATTTTTGCCCTCAAGCACATACCAGAGTTGGGTTCTCCACCACGTAGTTGATATCAGGTGCATTTTGCTGATCTTCTTGGGGATCTACATCAATCTGCATGGGCTCCACCGCACCCTGTAACGGCAGAACAGGTGAGTAAAACAGAAATGAGGAGTCTCGCCTCCCAGACCCAAGGGAAAGATTCTCATGCATCATCAAATATAATGGAACTTGAATTTAAGCCCTGCATCTAAAGCTTAGGGTTTTCACTTCATGAAGTTGTTTTCCAGGCCTACCAGAAATGCCACCCCCACTTTGTGTTACTAATGCATTCAATAGATTTCCTTGCTCTCAATAATAAAACAGAGATGATTAACTATTTTCTGAACAAAAAAAGGCTGTTTAAGCCCCTTAATTTGAACCAAGAAACAAATGGAACCATATTATACTGGGAAATAAATTAACAGAATTTAGCACAATGAAATTGGGATATATTTCTTACTTGTCAGTTTATTATCTAAAGTTTATATTGTTTGATATAACTCATAGGAAATTCTAGACaaacttttttattttcattcattatGAATGGAAATAATTGTTAGCAAGAAAATCCACTTAAatctttatgatttttttttcagccaAACCCAAGAGCacctatactgtatatacagtactgaATATACTGTTATCTCCACAATACTACTAAGGCTGAAATATGAAGTAATAGTGTAaaattgttgtcattgttgttgttactgttattactgctattattatcattgttgctTTGTTATTCTGCAATAGTTCATTATCTAAGATAAGGATTTGATTTATAAATGGGCAAGTCAAGGCTTTTAAACTTTTGGGAGAGGGAAGATTGCCCACATCATGAATTTTCtcaaaaaatgaaacaaagagCAGTAATTTTACATGGCCTGAGCAACTTCAAATTTACAATTCCATACATGAAAATGTACAAAGTTATACACTATGGATATGGATAAATTAAGCAAGCATACACACTCCAAAACATGACTAAAATGCAAAGAAAACTATTTATAACAAAGGGAGCTAAATATGAACTATGACAAAAACACAACTAGGTCTAAAGCTATGTCTGATGCTCCGCAGGTGTCATCTTTCACACTTATTTGGTATAATCTTGATCTAAAGGACATCAGTATTGGGAATCTAGATCATACCAAAGATCCATTTTTAGTCTATATTCTCTCTAATTGCGTTCCTTTAGAAAACCCATAAGGACATGAAGGCAAAAGATTCAGGAGAATCCAGACTTCTTGGAAATTTATTAGACGTTCACCAatgagaaattaaataaaattaattttatggcATGACAACCTACCTATTACCAATCTTCCTCTGTGGTGTGTGAAAGTGGAGATTGACTATGATTTCATAGGTTGCACTCTTGATTTATAACAGCACAGGGCAACCCGAAACCGCA
This genomic interval carries:
- the GPS1 gene encoding COP9 signalosome complex subunit 1 isoform X7, which gives rise to MQIDVDPQEDQQNAPDINYVVENPTLDLEQYATSYSGLMRIERLQFIADHCPQLRVEALKMALSFVQRTFNVDVYEEIHRKLTEATRELQNTPDAVPDGGIEPPPLDTAWVEATRKKALLKLEKLDTDLKNYKGNSIKESIRRGHDDLGDHYLDCGDLSNALKCYSRARDYCTSAKHVINMCLNVIKVSVYLQNWSHVLSYVSKAESTPEIAEQRGERDSQTQAILTKLKCAAGLAELAARKYKQAAKCFLLASFDHCDFPELLSPSNVAVYGGMCALATFDRQELQRNVISSSSFKLFLELEPQVRDIIFKFYESKYASCLKMLDEMKDNLLLDMYLAPHVRTLYTQIRNRALIQYFSPYVSADMRKMATAFNTTVAALEDELTQLILEGLINARIDSHSKVLYARDVDQRSTTFEKSLLMGKEFQRRAKAMILRAAVLRNQIHVKLSWLTQSSIFQLWLLEDGRTSAPIPQQSCSLFPLLPL
- the GPS1 gene encoding COP9 signalosome complex subunit 1 isoform X1, which produces MPLPVQVFNLQQLASSVSGRGGTESQDRMRDSSVPSSASSSVTDLYNTPRSSRSDLFLPGTSGDFSLSACLSACTLLYEGAVEPMQIDVDPQEDQQNAPDINYVVENPTLDLEQYATSYSGLMRIERLQFIADHCPQLRVEALKMALSFVQRTFNVDVYEEIHRKLTEATRELQNTPDAVPDGGIEPPPLDTAWVEATRKKALLKLEKLDTDLKNYKGNSIKESIRRGHDDLGDHYLDCGDLSNALKCYSRARDYCTSAKHVINMCLNVIKVSVYLQNWSHVLSYVSKAESTPEIAEQRGERDSQTQAILTKLKCAAGLAELAARKYKQAAKCFLLASFDHCDFPELLSPSNVAVYGGMCALATFDRQELQRNVISSSSFKLFLELEPQVRDIIFKFYESKYASCLKMLDEMKDNLLLDMYLAPHVRTLYTQIRNRALIQYFSPYVSADMRKMATAFNTTVAALEDELTQLILEGLINARIDSHSKVLYARDVDQRSTTFEKSLLMGKEFQRRAKAMILRAAVLRNQIHVKLSWLTQSSIFQLWLLEDGRTSAPIPQQSCSLFPLLPL
- the GPS1 gene encoding COP9 signalosome complex subunit 1 isoform X5; translated protein: MPLPVQVFNLQGAVEPMQIDVDPQEDQQNAPDINYVVENPTLDLEQYATSYSGLMRIERLQFIADHCPQLRVEALKMALSFVQRTFNVDVYEEIHRKLTEATRELQNTPDAVPDGGIEPPPLDTAWVEATRKKALLKLEKLDTDLKNYKGNSIKESIRRGHDDLGDHYLDCGDLSNALKCYSRARDYCTSAKHVINMCLNVIKVSVYLQNWSHVLSYVSKAESTPEIAEQRGERDSQTQAILTKLKCAAGLAELAARKYKQAAKCFLLASFDHCDFPELLSPSNVAVYGGMCALATFDRQELQRNVISSSSFKLFLELEPQVRDIIFKFYESKYASCLKMLDEMKDNLLLDMYLAPHVRTLYTQIRNRALIQYFSPYVSADMRKMATAFNTTVAALEDELTQLILEGLINARIDSHSKVLYARDVDQRSTTFEKSLLMGKEFQRRAKAMILRAAVLRNQIHVKIHREDSEGCEEGYARHLQEADGNDF
- the GPS1 gene encoding COP9 signalosome complex subunit 1 isoform X2, with translation MPLPVQVFNLQQLASSVSGRGGTESQDRMRDSSVPSSASSSVTDLYNTPRSSRSDLFLPGTSGDFSLSACLSACTLLYEGAVEPMQIDVDPQEDQQNAPDINYVVENPTLDLEQYATSYSGLMRIERLQFIADHCPQLRVEALKMALSFVQRTFNVDVYEEIHRKLTEATRELQNTPDAVPDGGIEPPPLDTAWVEATRKKALLKLEKLDTDLKNYKGNSIKESIRRGHDDLGDHYLDCGDLSNALKCYSRARDYCTSAKHVINMCLNVIKVSVYLQNWSHVLSYVSKAESTPEIAEQRGERDSQTQAILTKLKCAAGLAELAARKYKQAAKCFLLASFDHCDFPELLSPSNVAVYGGMCALATFDRQELQRNVISSSSFKLFLELEPQVRDIIFKFYESKYASCLKMLDEMKDNLLLDMYLAPHVRTLYTQIRNRALIQYFSPYVSADMRKMATAFNTTVAALEDELTQLILEGLINARIDSHSKVLYARDVDQRSTTFEKSLLMGKEFQRRAKAMILRAAVLRNQIHVKIHREDSEGCEEGYARHLQEADGNDF
- the GPS1 gene encoding COP9 signalosome complex subunit 1 isoform X4, with amino-acid sequence MPLPVQVFNLQGAVEPMQIDVDPQEDQQNAPDINYVVENPTLDLEQYATSYSGLMRIERLQFIADHCPQLRVEALKMALSFVQRTFNVDVYEEIHRKLTEATRELQNTPDAVPDGGIEPPPLDTAWVEATRKKALLKLEKLDTDLKNYKGNSIKESIRRGHDDLGDHYLDCGDLSNALKCYSRARDYCTSAKHVINMCLNVIKVSVYLQNWSHVLSYVSKAESTPEIAEQRGERDSQTQAILTKLKCAAGLAELAARKYKQAAKCFLLASFDHCDFPELLSPSNVAVYGGMCALATFDRQELQRNVISSSSFKLFLELEPQVRDIIFKFYESKYASCLKMLDEMKDNLLLDMYLAPHVRTLYTQIRNRALIQYFSPYVSADMRKMATAFNTTVAALEDELTQLILEGLINARIDSHSKVLYARDVDQRSTTFEKSLLMGKEFQRRAKAMILRAAVLRNQIHVKLSWLTQSSIFQLWLLEDGRTSAPIPQQSCSLFPLLPL
- the GPS1 gene encoding COP9 signalosome complex subunit 1 isoform X3, producing MPLPVQVFNLQQLASSVSGRGGTESQDRMRDSSVPSSASSSVTDLYNTPRSSRSDLFLPGTSGDFSLSACLSACTLLYEGAVEPMQIDVDPQEDQQNAPDINYVVENPTLDLEQYATSYSGLMRIERLQFIADHCPQLRVEALKMALSFVQRTFNVDVYEEIHRKLTEATRELQNTPDAVPDGGIEPPPLDTAWVEATRKKALLKLEKLDTDLKNYKGNSIKESIRRGHDDLGDHYLDCGDLSNALKCYSRARDYCTSAKHVINMCLNVIKVSVYLQNWSHVLSYVSKAESTPEIAEQRGERDSQTQAILTKLKCAAGLAELAARKYKQAAKCFLLASFDHCDFPELLSPSNVAVYGGMCALATFDRQELQRNVISSSSFKLFLELEPQVRDIIFKFYESKYASCLKMLDEMKDNLLLDMYLAPHVRTLYTQIRNRALIQYFSPYVSADMRKMATAFNTTVAALEDELTQLILEGLINARIDSHSKVLYARDVDQRSTTFEKSLLMGKEFQRRAKAMILRAAVLRNQIHVKSPPREGSQGELTPANSQSRMSTNM